Proteins found in one Solitalea lacus genomic segment:
- the dcd gene encoding dCTP deaminase has product MILTDKRILEEIEKGTIVIEPYDRKYLGTNSYDVHLGKYLATYKNRELDARKHNAVEHFEIPEEGFVLQPNTLYLGVTLEYTETHAHVPFLEGKSSTGRLGIDIHATAGKGDVGFCNTWTLEISCAQPVRIYAGMPIGQLIYFVVEGEVENFYNKKQNAKYNDRTVKPVESMMWKNSF; this is encoded by the coding sequence ATGATTCTTACAGATAAACGCATACTTGAAGAAATTGAGAAGGGAACGATAGTCATAGAGCCATACGATCGTAAGTATTTGGGAACCAATTCATATGATGTGCATTTGGGGAAATATCTGGCTACTTACAAGAATCGTGAATTGGATGCGCGTAAACATAATGCCGTTGAGCATTTCGAAATTCCAGAAGAGGGATTTGTTCTTCAACCCAATACACTATACCTTGGGGTTACGTTGGAGTATACCGAAACTCATGCCCATGTGCCATTTTTGGAAGGCAAGTCAAGTACAGGCCGTTTGGGAATTGATATCCATGCTACAGCCGGTAAAGGCGATGTTGGGTTTTGCAATACCTGGACACTGGAAATCTCTTGTGCACAGCCTGTTCGTATTTATGCCGGCATGCCAATTGGGCAATTAATCTACTTTGTAGTAGAAGGTGAGGTGGAAAACTTCTACAACAAAAAGCAAAATGCAAAATATAATGATAGAACCGTAAAACCGGTAGAGTCAATGATGTGGAAAAACAGTTTTTAG
- a CDS encoding carbohydrate-binding family 9-like protein → MISPKAILSSIFTFSTLALSAQNIIPPKEYSCLKTEKSIKIDGNGSDLAWQEAQWSSVFVDIEGDKQPAPFLKTRIKMLWNDVGLSILADLEEPHVQASITQRDAVIFHDNDFEVFIDPDNDGINYYEIEINALNTVWDLMLSKAYSKGGKPDNSWTAMGLETAVSINGTLNQPADKDSSWTVEMMIPWTAFKENRSPKKGEQWKINFSRVQWRFDVENNKYVKRKNSSTGKSLPELNWVWSPMSVINMHIPERWGWLKFED, encoded by the coding sequence ATGATTTCCCCAAAAGCTATTCTCTCTTCAATTTTCACATTTTCCACACTTGCACTTTCAGCTCAAAACATAATTCCGCCCAAAGAATACTCATGTTTAAAAACCGAAAAATCTATAAAAATCGATGGAAACGGTTCAGACCTGGCTTGGCAAGAAGCCCAATGGTCGAGCGTTTTTGTAGATATTGAAGGAGACAAGCAACCTGCTCCGTTTTTAAAAACACGAATAAAAATGCTTTGGAACGATGTCGGTCTATCCATTTTGGCAGATTTGGAAGAACCTCATGTGCAAGCTTCAATCACCCAAAGAGATGCAGTCATTTTTCATGACAATGACTTTGAAGTGTTTATTGACCCCGATAATGATGGCATTAATTATTATGAAATTGAAATAAATGCGCTGAACACCGTTTGGGATCTAATGCTGAGCAAAGCCTATAGCAAAGGAGGGAAGCCCGACAATAGTTGGACAGCCATGGGTTTAGAAACTGCAGTAAGCATCAACGGCACATTAAACCAACCCGCCGATAAAGATTCAAGCTGGACTGTAGAAATGATGATTCCATGGACGGCATTTAAAGAAAACCGTTCCCCCAAAAAAGGCGAGCAATGGAAGATTAATTTTTCACGTGTACAATGGAGATTTGATGTTGAAAACAATAAATACGTTAAACGAAAAAACAGCAGTACGGGAAAATCTTTACCTGAACTCAATTGGGTCTGGAGTCCAATGAGTGTAATTAACATGCACATTCCAGAACGTTGGGGATGGCTTAAGTTTGAAGACTAA
- a CDS encoding prolyl oligopeptidase family serine peptidase, which yields MKKQYLLMSALAISTAAMAQQKTMLKYPDTKKDNTVDNYFGISIADPYRWLENDTAAAVKDWVISQNKITNNYLSQIPYRDKIKKRLTELWNYPKYSAPFKKGENYFFYKNDGLQNQAVLYYQQGLTGEPKIFLDPNKLSSDGTIALNNITFSKDNKYAAIGTSASGSDWVEIKVIDVATQNPTGDVIKWVKFSGATWCKDGFYYSRYDEPVSGKEFSNQNQFQKVYYHKLGTPQSADQLVFEDKVHPLRYFGAVVTEDERFLVVVASEGTHGNELYWKDLTKGDDFKLLFKGFENDYDIVDNDGDRLLVLTNNNAANFRLISVDPNNPDPSGWKEIIPQSKDLLNGVSTGGGRLFASYLKDASTRLHEHEMNGKLIREIKLEGIGTASLPSGKKTDKEFFYTFSSFTNPGTIYRYDAATGRSSVFRKTEINFNIANYETKQVFYTSKDGTKVPMFIVHKKGLKLDGSNPTYLYAYGGFNISLTPSFSVSRLVLLENGGVFALANLRGGGEYGEAWHKGGMMEKKQNVFDDFIAAGEYLVKEKYTSPSKLAIAGGSNGGLLVGACEIQRPDLFKVAFPAVGVLDMLRYHKFTIGWGWAVEYGSSEKKEQFDYLIKYSPLHNIKTGINYPATMIITADHDDRVVPAHSFKFGATLQEKQSGDNPILIRIESKAGHGAGKPTSKIIEEAADVWSFMFWNTGVTPKY from the coding sequence ATGAAAAAGCAGTATTTATTAATGTCGGCCCTTGCAATCAGTACCGCTGCAATGGCACAGCAAAAAACTATGTTAAAATATCCTGATACCAAGAAAGATAACACAGTTGACAATTATTTTGGAATCTCAATTGCAGATCCGTATCGTTGGTTAGAAAACGATACCGCTGCTGCAGTTAAAGATTGGGTAATTTCCCAAAATAAGATTACTAACAATTATCTCTCGCAAATCCCTTATCGTGACAAGATCAAAAAACGTTTAACAGAACTGTGGAATTATCCTAAATACTCAGCACCGTTTAAAAAAGGAGAAAATTATTTCTTCTATAAAAATGACGGCTTACAAAACCAGGCCGTTTTGTATTACCAGCAAGGCTTAACGGGAGAACCTAAGATTTTCCTTGACCCGAACAAACTTTCTTCTGACGGAACTATAGCGTTAAATAATATCACTTTCTCAAAAGACAACAAATATGCAGCCATTGGCACTTCAGCATCGGGCTCAGACTGGGTAGAGATAAAGGTAATTGACGTGGCCACCCAAAACCCTACCGGGGATGTAATCAAATGGGTAAAGTTTTCTGGAGCTACCTGGTGTAAGGATGGATTCTACTACAGCCGCTATGACGAACCTGTGTCGGGCAAAGAATTCTCAAATCAAAATCAATTTCAGAAAGTATATTATCACAAGCTAGGCACTCCTCAATCGGCAGATCAATTAGTATTTGAAGACAAAGTGCACCCCTTACGTTATTTCGGCGCCGTTGTTACTGAAGATGAGCGATTCCTTGTTGTGGTCGCTTCAGAAGGCACGCATGGAAATGAGTTGTATTGGAAAGATTTAACCAAAGGTGACGATTTCAAACTTTTATTCAAGGGCTTTGAAAACGATTATGATATTGTGGATAATGATGGCGATCGCCTATTGGTTCTTACTAACAATAATGCTGCTAATTTCCGATTAATTTCTGTTGACCCTAATAACCCCGATCCTTCTGGCTGGAAAGAGATTATTCCACAATCTAAAGATTTGTTGAATGGCGTTTCAACAGGAGGGGGGCGTTTATTTGCTTCATACCTAAAAGACGCAAGCACTCGTTTGCATGAACATGAAATGAACGGTAAGTTAATTCGTGAAATTAAACTGGAAGGCATTGGAACGGCAAGCTTACCTTCAGGAAAAAAAACCGACAAAGAGTTCTTTTACACTTTCAGCAGTTTTACGAATCCAGGCACTATTTACCGTTATGATGCAGCAACCGGCAGATCTTCAGTTTTCCGCAAAACGGAGATCAACTTTAACATTGCCAATTATGAAACCAAACAGGTATTTTATACCAGTAAGGACGGCACCAAAGTTCCAATGTTTATTGTTCATAAAAAAGGGTTGAAACTAGATGGTTCTAACCCAACATATTTATATGCATACGGAGGTTTCAATATTAGCCTAACGCCATCATTTAGTGTATCTCGCCTTGTATTGCTTGAAAACGGAGGAGTTTTCGCTCTTGCCAACCTACGCGGAGGCGGTGAATATGGAGAGGCTTGGCATAAAGGTGGTATGATGGAGAAAAAACAGAATGTATTTGACGACTTTATTGCAGCCGGAGAATATTTAGTGAAAGAGAAATATACTTCGCCTTCAAAACTTGCTATCGCTGGAGGATCAAACGGCGGTTTGTTAGTTGGCGCTTGTGAGATTCAGCGCCCTGACTTATTCAAAGTTGCTTTTCCTGCTGTAGGCGTTTTGGATATGTTACGCTATCATAAATTTACCATTGGCTGGGGCTGGGCTGTTGAATATGGATCTAGTGAGAAGAAGGAGCAATTTGACTACCTAATTAAATACTCTCCGTTACACAACATTAAAACAGGCATAAACTACCCTGCAACCATGATTATCACTGCTGATCACGACGATCGTGTTGTTCCTGCACACTCCTTTAAATTTGGGGCGACCTTGCAAGAAAAACAATCGGGCGATAATCCAATTTTAATCAGAATTGAAAGCAAGGCAGGGCATGGCGCAGGAAAACCAACTTCGAAAATAATTGAAGAAGCTGCGGATGTTTGGTCGTTTATGTTTTGGAATACAGGGGTTACTCCTAAATACTAA
- a CDS encoding 4'-phosphopantetheinyl transferase family protein — MAIVLHKIIDTDTEFAIWKIEEPAELLYSKLQLDQSEKEVYETLSKGKRELHWLSSRVLLRTLINTPDFIKTGLDEHHKPYLVNFPHHFSLSHSFDYAAVMISKSKKVGIDIELVKDKILRIADKFLTPEELSFIDPKQTVKHLYACWAAKEALYKLFGKKGVSLKDDILLQPFTFDVNGTIGASILNNNCNTDFEISYLQFDGYMIAHVCSENT; from the coding sequence ATGGCCATTGTTCTACATAAAATAATTGATACCGACACCGAGTTCGCAATTTGGAAAATTGAAGAGCCCGCGGAGTTGTTGTATTCCAAACTGCAGTTGGATCAATCGGAAAAGGAAGTTTATGAGACCTTAAGCAAAGGAAAGAGAGAATTGCACTGGCTAAGTAGCAGAGTTCTTTTACGTACACTCATTAACACGCCTGATTTTATCAAAACCGGACTTGATGAACATCATAAACCTTATTTGGTAAATTTTCCACATCATTTTTCATTAAGCCATTCATTTGACTATGCAGCAGTTATGATTAGCAAAAGCAAAAAGGTAGGTATTGATATTGAATTGGTAAAAGATAAGATCTTACGTATTGCCGATAAGTTTTTAACCCCAGAAGAGTTATCGTTTATTGATCCCAAACAAACGGTAAAACACCTGTATGCTTGTTGGGCAGCAAAAGAGGCTTTATATAAACTATTTGGCAAAAAGGGGGTCAGCTTAAAAGATGATATCCTGCTACAACCTTTTACATTTGATGTAAATGGAACAATTGGGGCCAGTATCCTGAATAACAATTGCAATACCGACTTCGAAATAAGTTATCTCCAGTTTGATGGTTACATGATTGCCCATGTTTGCAGCGAAAACACCTAG
- a CDS encoding TonB-dependent receptor plug domain-containing protein, translated as MKKVLIFGLACICVGVVAVSARFPNDGSPLIKKITKNLEEMYLKTPQEKVYVHFDKPYYAAGDDIFFKAYLVNANDNTPSQLSKLIYVDMLNSEEKVVKQLMLKKDRGEFTGTISLNDSIAEGTYRLRAYTSWMRNVDEAYFFTKEIKVGNSRLTNVYTTIEYEYDNSGKPNEVMAVIKFKDEKGQPIKSKNVSYEVIMVGRTGSKGKVETSDAGEIRIPVENTNNANYAHKRIITSINYDGLPFVKSFYLPYFSPDVDLQFFPEGGYLVESLPNIIAFKAIDAHGIGVEVDGYIADQDNNRVTDFKSKHLGLGKIAMIPEPGKKYTAYFKNRSGAEQRVILPAAISDGVVLNLRNQTADRIQGMIMASKAFQATKKEVVLVGQAYGTVYYTANERLEDKAYQISIPKDRFPTGIAQITIFTLDGIPLAERLLFINKNDGLNVQLSTDKQVYDPREKVDMTVTVKDIFGNPVEGDFSIAVTDDHSVTINPNDGNILSNLLLTSDLKGTVEQPGYYFDSKNTNAQYDLDLLMLTQGWRRFEWSDIVAGKAPETTYPIDIGMEVSGKVTTMSDNTAVKNGAVTFFSAKNKEVFETATTDAKGVFRISGIEFPDSTRFILQARNEKGGKAVDIEVNEPFHPAPLNHLVTPENVNKQLATYIIANKKPFEYQRSKFGGKSVLLSEVVVHSTRIKSDEFGVTKLYSHADAVLTADDIAKSSAISSGNLLDAIRGRVAGVQVIGNDVLIRGPNTIFGSTSPLVVLDGTETDVGWLSMINPNDVASIDFLKGPSAAIYGSRGANGVIAVYTKRGKFLSGAYYKKGLLSFYPIGYHVSKKFYMPKYDQENKPNVPDYRTTIYWNGLVRTNSEGIAKFSFFTADNSTSYTAIIEGVSAKGNIGHGRHSMSVAPKN; from the coding sequence ATGAAAAAGGTACTCATATTTGGTTTAGCCTGTATTTGCGTAGGAGTTGTTGCTGTTTCGGCCCGATTTCCTAATGACGGTTCACCTCTGATAAAGAAAATTACCAAGAATCTGGAAGAAATGTACCTTAAAACACCGCAAGAAAAGGTATACGTACACTTTGACAAACCTTATTATGCCGCAGGAGATGATATCTTCTTCAAAGCATATTTGGTAAATGCCAATGATAATACCCCATCTCAGCTAAGTAAGTTGATATATGTTGATATGCTTAACAGCGAGGAAAAAGTAGTTAAGCAATTGATGCTTAAAAAAGATCGTGGCGAGTTTACTGGAACCATTAGTTTAAATGATTCAATTGCAGAAGGAACATATAGGCTAAGGGCTTATACAAGCTGGATGAGGAACGTTGACGAAGCTTATTTCTTTACTAAGGAAATTAAGGTGGGTAACTCAAGGCTTACCAATGTTTATACGACTATTGAATATGAATATGACAACTCTGGTAAACCTAACGAAGTTATGGCAGTTATCAAATTTAAAGATGAGAAGGGTCAGCCTATCAAAAGTAAAAATGTGAGCTATGAGGTTATTATGGTAGGACGAACCGGTTCAAAAGGCAAGGTGGAAACCAGTGATGCTGGCGAGATTAGAATTCCTGTAGAGAATACCAATAATGCTAACTATGCTCACAAACGTATTATCACTTCAATAAATTATGATGGCTTGCCATTTGTTAAATCATTTTACTTGCCTTACTTCTCCCCTGATGTTGATTTGCAATTTTTCCCAGAAGGCGGCTATTTGGTTGAGTCTTTGCCAAACATTATTGCGTTTAAAGCAATTGATGCACATGGAATTGGAGTTGAGGTAGATGGGTATATAGCTGACCAGGACAATAATCGTGTAACCGATTTTAAGAGCAAGCACCTGGGTTTAGGTAAAATTGCAATGATTCCGGAGCCAGGAAAAAAGTATACCGCTTATTTTAAAAATCGTTCAGGGGCAGAACAAAGGGTGATATTGCCGGCGGCTATTTCGGATGGAGTTGTACTTAACCTACGAAACCAAACAGCAGACCGCATACAAGGAATGATCATGGCTTCCAAAGCATTTCAAGCCACCAAAAAAGAAGTTGTTTTGGTAGGCCAAGCCTATGGTACCGTGTATTATACAGCCAATGAGCGCCTGGAAGATAAAGCATATCAGATAAGTATTCCTAAGGATAGATTTCCAACAGGTATAGCTCAAATAACGATTTTTACATTAGACGGTATTCCATTAGCTGAGAGGTTGTTATTCATTAACAAGAATGATGGTCTCAACGTTCAGCTAAGTACTGATAAACAAGTATATGATCCAAGAGAAAAGGTGGACATGACTGTAACAGTTAAAGATATATTTGGCAATCCCGTTGAAGGTGATTTTTCTATTGCGGTAACTGATGATCATTCAGTGACAATCAATCCTAATGATGGAAATATATTATCAAACTTATTGTTGACCTCAGATTTGAAAGGAACAGTAGAGCAGCCTGGTTATTATTTCGACTCTAAAAACACAAATGCTCAATACGATCTGGATCTTTTAATGTTGACACAGGGTTGGCGCCGCTTTGAGTGGAGTGATATTGTTGCGGGTAAGGCACCTGAGACTACCTATCCAATTGATATTGGAATGGAGGTTTCTGGTAAAGTAACTACGATGTCTGATAATACGGCAGTTAAAAATGGGGCAGTTACATTCTTTAGTGCTAAAAACAAAGAGGTCTTTGAAACAGCCACAACAGATGCAAAAGGAGTATTTAGAATTTCAGGAATCGAGTTTCCTGATAGTACTCGTTTTATATTGCAAGCACGTAATGAGAAAGGTGGCAAAGCTGTAGATATTGAGGTAAATGAACCCTTCCATCCTGCGCCACTTAATCATTTGGTTACTCCTGAAAATGTGAACAAACAATTGGCTACTTACATAATAGCCAACAAAAAGCCATTTGAATACCAAAGATCAAAATTTGGAGGTAAATCAGTGCTGCTTAGTGAAGTAGTTGTTCACAGTACTCGAATAAAATCGGATGAATTTGGTGTGACCAAACTTTATTCTCATGCAGATGCAGTTCTTACTGCAGATGATATCGCAAAGTCTTCTGCCATTAGTTCGGGGAATTTACTAGACGCAATAAGAGGCCGTGTGGCAGGGGTGCAAGTAATTGGTAATGATGTGTTAATTCGTGGACCGAATACAATTTTTGGTAGCACCAGTCCTTTGGTTGTACTAGATGGAACGGAAACTGATGTAGGTTGGTTATCAATGATTAATCCAAATGATGTTGCCTCGATCGATTTTCTGAAGGGCCCAAGTGCTGCCATTTACGGATCAAGAGGAGCAAATGGTGTGATTGCAGTTTACACCAAACGTGGTAAGTTTTTAAGTGGCGCTTATTACAAAAAAGGTTTACTTAGTTTTTATCCCATTGGATATCACGTTTCTAAAAAGTTCTATATGCCGAAATATGATCAGGAAAATAAGCCCAATGTACCTGATTACAGAACCACAATATATTGGAATGGACTAGTGAGAACCAACTCTGAAGGCATAGCAAAGTTCTCATTCTTTACCGCCGATAACTCAACTTCTTATACTGCAATTATTGAAGGTGTAAGTGCGAAGGGTAATATCGGACATGGAAGACATTCAATGAGTGTTGCACCGAAAAATTAA
- a CDS encoding UDP-2,3-diacylglucosamine diphosphatase, with product MLERKKIYFASDFHLGVPTYEKSREREARIIRWLDLIKQDAAEVFLVGDLFDFWFEYKTVVPKGFIRLLGKLAELADSGIKLTFFKGNHDMWMFDYFEQELGASIISNEKIIELNGKKLYIHHGDGLGPGDSTYKLLKKFFRSSVCQWLFARLHPNLGIGIADKWSRSSRIANDNKEEFLGEEHEWLVIYSKEILQKEHFDFFIYGHRHLPLDIKLSEKSRYINLGEWIHFNTYAVFDGENVELKSFEKEKSLNP from the coding sequence TTGCTAGAAAGAAAGAAAATTTACTTCGCCTCTGATTTTCATTTGGGTGTTCCAACTTATGAAAAAAGCCGTGAACGTGAAGCTCGTATCATTCGATGGCTCGATCTTATTAAACAGGATGCTGCTGAGGTTTTCCTGGTTGGTGACTTATTTGATTTCTGGTTTGAGTATAAAACTGTTGTTCCCAAAGGGTTTATTCGCTTATTGGGTAAACTCGCAGAGCTTGCCGATAGTGGAATAAAACTTACTTTTTTTAAAGGGAATCATGATATGTGGATGTTCGATTATTTTGAACAGGAATTGGGAGCATCAATCATTTCTAACGAGAAAATTATAGAACTTAACGGAAAGAAACTTTATATACACCATGGCGATGGGCTAGGCCCTGGTGACTCTACCTATAAACTATTAAAGAAGTTCTTTAGGAGCAGTGTTTGTCAGTGGTTGTTTGCGCGTTTGCATCCTAACTTAGGAATTGGTATTGCTGATAAGTGGAGTCGCAGCAGTCGCATTGCCAATGATAATAAAGAGGAGTTTTTAGGAGAGGAACACGAGTGGTTGGTTATTTATTCGAAAGAAATTCTTCAAAAGGAACATTTTGATTTTTTCATTTATGGTCACCGTCATTTGCCGCTGGATATTAAACTTTCGGAGAAAAGCCGGTACATAAATTTAGGCGAGTGGATTCATTTTAACACCTATGCTGTGTTTGATGGTGAAAATGTGGAACTTAAATCTTTTGAGAAAGAGAAATCTTTAAATCCCTAA